Proteins encoded within one genomic window of Conchiformibius steedae:
- a CDS encoding trans-sulfuration enzyme family protein yields the protein MRFATELIHAAYDPDQHNRAIMPPIYQNSMFALHEIGEQAAYKYSRLGNPTRSVLEQTIAALEQGTHGFAFASGIAGIDCIFRTVLRPQDTIVAVRDIYGGSYDLLTEVYAAWGVNVIFADLCDPAELDRILAQQPVKLVWLESPSNPLLRLVDIEALARKAKAAGALVGVDNTFASPYLQNPLSMGCDIVFHSATKYLCGHSDVLMGVAAVKDAALAKQLNTMLVQTGAVAAPMDCWLVLRGIKTLAVRMQRHCDNAFELAQRLQHHPAVDKIYYPGLPQHEHHELAKRQMRGFGGVVSVSLKNNTVAAANQVVKNLKLFQLASSLGGVESLINHSYSQSHSGMAHEVKTALGISESLLRFSVGIEDIEDIWADIDQALRA from the coding sequence ATGCGCTTTGCCACCGAATTGATTCACGCCGCTTACGACCCCGACCAGCACAACCGCGCCATTATGCCGCCGATTTACCAAAACAGCATGTTTGCCCTGCACGAAATCGGCGAACAGGCAGCGTATAAATATTCCCGCTTGGGCAACCCCACCCGCAGCGTGTTGGAACAAACCATTGCTGCGCTGGAACAAGGCACACACGGTTTTGCCTTTGCCAGCGGCATTGCGGGCATTGACTGCATTTTCCGCACCGTGCTGCGTCCACAAGATACCATTGTTGCCGTGCGCGACATTTACGGCGGCAGCTACGATTTGCTCACAGAAGTTTATGCTGCTTGGGGCGTAAACGTAATCTTTGCCGACCTGTGCGACCCCGCCGAATTAGACCGCATTTTGGCACAACAGCCCGTCAAACTGGTTTGGCTGGAAAGCCCTTCTAACCCGCTGTTGCGCTTGGTGGATATTGAAGCCCTTGCCCGCAAAGCCAAAGCCGCAGGCGCATTGGTGGGCGTAGACAACACCTTTGCTTCGCCCTATCTGCAAAACCCCTTAAGCATGGGTTGCGATATTGTGTTTCATTCTGCCACCAAATACTTATGCGGACATTCAGACGTGCTGATGGGCGTGGCAGCAGTTAAAGATGCCGCTTTAGCCAAACAACTCAACACCATGCTGGTACAAACAGGCGCAGTTGCCGCACCGATGGACTGCTGGCTGGTATTACGCGGCATCAAAACCTTGGCAGTACGCATGCAACGGCATTGCGACAACGCCTTTGAACTGGCACAACGTCTGCAACATCACCCTGCTGTCGATAAAATCTACTACCCCGGTTTGCCCCAACACGAACACCACGAATTAGCCAAACGGCAAATGCGAGGCTTTGGCGGCGTGGTCAGCGTTTCCTTAAAAAACAATACCGTTGCCGCTGCCAACCAAGTGGTAAAAAACCTGAAACTGTTTCAGTTGGCTTCCAGCTTGGGCGGCGTAGAAAGCCTGATTAACCACAGCTATTCGCAGTCGCACAGCGGCATGGCGCACGAAGTCAAAACCGCTTTGGGCATCAGCGAAAGCCTGTTGCGCTTTTCGGTGGGCATTGAAGATATTGAAGATATTTGGGCGGACATTGACCAAGCCTTACGCGCCTAA
- the mutS gene encoding DNA mismatch repair protein MutS, translating to MSNKPLSPMMRQYLDIKAEHQDKLLFYRMGDFYELFFDDAVEAAKLLDITLTARGQADGKPVQMAGVPFHALEPYLAKLVKLGKSAAICEQIGEAGAGKGPVERKVVRIVTPGTLTDAALLDDKETNRTAAVCFGKKQTALAWLSLQNGEFKTKIIAPDSLADELARLAAAEILVAESDTDKVKALAGAAQITRLNDWQFGTDAAFALLTDYFACQDLRAFGLTAETHPAAVSAAGALLNYVRLTQTQLPRHLDGLTLESEAEYIAMDAATRRNLEIAATLDGKKAPTLLSVLDRCASHMGSRLLAQWLHHPLRRREHILARQAAMAALFEHHHAVHRVLAGVADIERIAARIALASARPRDLSALRDSLFALAQIRLPEQPALLATLTAALPAALPVAELLARAILPEPAVWLKDGGVINHGFHPELDHLRGLQHNSSAFLSELEQRERERTALSTLKVEYNRVHGFYIELSKAQSAAAPADYQRRQTLKNTERYITPELKQFEEQFLSAQDNALALEKQLYTELLAQLQSHLPALQQCAKAAASLDVLSAFAAQAQQYSYCAPEFADYPVLDISNGRHPVVERQIDCFTPNHLHLGGKHRLMLLTGPNMGGKSTYMRQAAHIVLMAHTGSFVPADHALIGNIDRIFTRIGASDDLAGNRSTFMVEMSETACILHHASAQSLVLMDEVGRGTSTFDGLAIARAAAEHLIRHNQSLCLFSTHYFELTDLPARFPAAVNMHLSAIERADDIVFLHQVEAGPAAKSYGIAVAKRAGLPARALKQAKQYLQDLEASRPTAAQSDLFAEPPDTPAETPNDTPTHPLLSALANLDPDTLSPRQALDELYRLRQLLHQDN from the coding sequence ATGAGCAACAAACCCCTGTCGCCGATGATGCGCCAATATCTGGATATTAAAGCCGAACATCAGGACAAATTACTGTTTTACCGCATGGGCGATTTTTACGAATTGTTTTTTGACGATGCGGTGGAAGCAGCCAAACTGCTGGATATTACGCTGACGGCGCGGGGTCAGGCAGACGGCAAACCCGTGCAGATGGCGGGCGTGCCGTTTCACGCTTTAGAGCCTTATTTGGCAAAACTGGTTAAGCTGGGCAAAAGCGCGGCGATTTGCGAACAAATCGGCGAAGCGGGCGCGGGCAAAGGTCCGGTAGAGCGCAAAGTGGTGCGTATCGTTACCCCCGGTACGCTGACCGATGCCGCTTTGTTGGACGACAAAGAAACCAACCGCACCGCCGCCGTGTGTTTCGGTAAAAAGCAAACCGCGCTGGCGTGGCTGTCGCTGCAAAACGGCGAATTTAAAACCAAAATCATTGCCCCCGACAGTTTGGCAGACGAATTGGCGCGTTTGGCGGCAGCGGAAATTTTGGTGGCAGAAAGCGATACCGATAAGGTCAAAGCCCTTGCTGGCGCAGCGCAAATCACCCGTTTGAACGACTGGCAGTTTGGCACAGACGCAGCATTTGCGCTGCTAACGGATTATTTTGCCTGCCAAGATTTACGCGCTTTCGGGCTGACGGCGGAAACCCACCCCGCTGCGGTTTCGGCAGCGGGTGCATTGCTTAATTATGTGCGTTTAACCCAAACGCAGTTACCACGCCATTTGGACGGTTTAACCTTGGAAAGCGAAGCGGAATACATCGCCATGGATGCCGCCACGCGCCGCAATTTGGAAATCGCCGCCACGTTAGACGGCAAAAAAGCCCCCACTTTGCTGTCGGTGCTGGACCGTTGCGCCAGCCACATGGGTAGCCGTTTGTTAGCGCAATGGCTACATCACCCTTTGCGCCGCCGCGAACATATTTTGGCACGACAGGCAGCCATGGCAGCTTTGTTTGAACATCATCACGCCGTGCATCGGGTATTGGCGGGCGTGGCGGATATTGAACGCATTGCGGCGCGGATTGCCTTGGCATCGGCGCGACCGCGTGATTTGTCGGCACTGCGTGACAGCCTGTTTGCCTTGGCGCAAATCCGTTTGCCCGAACAACCTGCCTTGTTGGCAACCTTGACAGCCGCCCTGCCCGCCGCCCTGCCCGTTGCAGAACTGCTGGCACGCGCCATCTTGCCCGAACCTGCGGTATGGCTGAAAGACGGCGGCGTGATAAACCACGGTTTTCATCCCGAATTAGACCATTTGCGCGGATTGCAGCACAACAGCAGCGCGTTTTTAAGCGAATTGGAACAGCGCGAACGCGAGCGCACCGCCTTATCCACGCTGAAAGTAGAATACAACCGCGTTCACGGTTTTTATATTGAACTGTCTAAAGCCCAATCCGCCGCCGCACCCGCCGATTACCAGCGCCGTCAAACCCTCAAAAACACCGAGCGTTACATCACCCCCGAGCTGAAGCAGTTTGAAGAACAGTTTTTATCCGCCCAAGACAACGCCTTGGCATTGGAAAAACAGCTTTACACCGAATTGCTGGCACAATTGCAAAGCCATTTGCCCGCATTGCAGCAATGCGCCAAAGCCGCCGCCAGCTTGGACGTATTAAGCGCATTTGCCGCACAAGCCCAACAATACAGCTACTGCGCCCCCGAATTTGCCGATTACCCCGTTTTGGATATTAGCAACGGACGACACCCCGTAGTAGAACGCCAAATTGACTGCTTTACCCCCAATCATCTGCATTTGGGCGGAAAACACCGATTGATGCTGCTCACAGGTCCCAATATGGGCGGAAAATCCACCTATATGCGACAAGCCGCGCACATTGTGCTGATGGCGCACACAGGCAGCTTTGTGCCTGCCGACCACGCCCTGATTGGCAATATTGACCGCATTTTCACCCGCATCGGCGCATCAGACGACTTGGCGGGCAACCGTTCCACTTTTATGGTAGAAATGTCCGAAACCGCCTGTATTCTCCACCACGCCAGCGCACAATCGCTGGTGCTGATGGACGAAGTCGGGCGCGGCACATCCACATTTGACGGCTTGGCGATTGCCCGTGCCGCTGCCGAACACCTGATTCGCCACAACCAAAGCCTGTGCCTGTTTTCCACCCATTATTTTGAGCTGACCGACCTGCCCGCCCGTTTTCCCGCCGCCGTCAATATGCACCTTTCCGCCATCGAACGCGCCGACGATATTGTTTTTCTGCATCAAGTAGAAGCAGGACCTGCCGCCAAAAGTTACGGCATAGCCGTTGCCAAACGCGCAGGTTTGCCCGCACGCGCCTTAAAACAAGCCAAACAATATTTGCAGGATTTAGAAGCCTCGCGCCCCACCGCCGCCCAAAGCGATTTGTTTGCCGAACCCCCCGACACCCCCGCCGAAACCCCAAACGACACGCCCACCCATCCGCTGTTAAGCGCATTAGCCAATCTTGACCCCGACACTCTGTCGCCGCGCCAAGCATTAGACGAACTGTACCGTTTGCGCCAACTGCTGCATCAGGATAATTAA
- a CDS encoding SMI1/KNR4 family protein has translation MSNLVKILLSIKSPYDGFIDKPELIRGYTEDEIKQIEQKYNFPIHGQFKELLMTMGKCSGGLVSGSDIYVYSTGTEYSFGEQARIALYNDQDCQYFINIVGNIVEKKMINIAGMNEHMISYFMFAAENNDIVYEWDTNQETVREFGTLFDFLISHRESLYRTIVQNPNYPMYGQLL, from the coding sequence ATGAGCAACTTGGTAAAAATCCTACTATCCATCAAAAGCCCTTATGATGGTTTTATCGATAAGCCTGAACTGATACGGGGTTATACAGAAGACGAAATCAAACAAATTGAACAAAAATACAATTTCCCCATTCATGGTCAATTTAAAGAATTATTGATGACAATGGGAAAATGTTCAGGCGGATTGGTTTCGGGTAGTGATATATATGTATATAGCACAGGTACAGAATATTCTTTTGGGGAACAAGCAAGAATAGCTTTATATAATGACCAAGACTGTCAATATTTCATTAACATCGTTGGCAATATTGTTGAGAAAAAAATGATTAATATAGCTGGAATGAACGAACATATGATTTCTTATTTTATGTTTGCAGCAGAAAACAATGATATTGTGTATGAATGGGATACCAATCAGGAAACAGTAAGGGAATTTGGCACTTTATTTGATTTTTTAATTTCACACAGAGAATCCTTATATAGAACAATCGTACAAAATCCCAATTATCCTATGTATGGACAATTACTTTAA
- a CDS encoding imm11 family protein, which yields MSNQKVWYMNLAKQLDSLFYFFDLGFNEENDFAYWFALNQIKSEDRTPEQDDEMWAYVQKGSKQQQRYRSFYPIDKSLLPATMYVTFDYDRNTVLPDFFQIGGGYMIMSERFANILKSHDLGKTQVIPIRFFDLVHHEYVNDTSYYLLNIVEKHQYFLPDLMNPKPYFVYAKDGIDIYQAAHTEAVHANYTYSDKALSCPVDLWAEPSLSGELYISDRLMKSLQQAGLTHLMDLWECQLLNQ from the coding sequence ATGAGTAATCAAAAAGTTTGGTATATGAATTTGGCTAAACAACTGGACAGTCTTTTCTATTTTTTTGATTTAGGCTTTAATGAAGAAAACGATTTTGCCTATTGGTTTGCTTTAAATCAAATTAAATCAGAAGATAGAACCCCAGAACAAGATGATGAAATGTGGGCTTATGTTCAAAAAGGCAGCAAGCAACAACAACGGTATCGCTCTTTTTACCCTATTGATAAGAGTTTATTACCTGCCACCATGTATGTTACTTTTGACTATGATAGAAATACTGTTCTACCTGATTTTTTTCAAATTGGCGGGGGCTATATGATTATGAGTGAACGCTTTGCCAATATTTTAAAAAGTCATGATTTAGGCAAAACCCAAGTGATTCCCATACGTTTTTTTGATTTGGTTCATCATGAATATGTTAATGACACAAGCTATTATTTACTCAATATTGTGGAAAAACATCAGTATTTTTTACCTGATTTAATGAATCCCAAGCCCTATTTTGTTTATGCAAAAGATGGGATTGATATTTATCAAGCTGCACATACAGAAGCAGTTCATGCTAACTATACATATTCGGATAAAGCCTTATCGTGTCCTGTTGATTTATGGGCAGAGCCATCTTTATCAGGTGAATTATATATTTCAGATAGACTGATGAAGTCTTTACAACAAGCAGGATTGACCCATTTGATGGATTTGTGGGAATGTCAGTTGCTTAATCAATAA
- the surE gene encoding 5'/3'-nucleotidase SurE has protein sequence MNILISNDDGYRAQGIGILARVAGEFANVRVVAPERNRSGASNSLTLDRPLRIRHAENGFYYVNGTPTDCIHMGLHILPKECHPDLVLSGINHGANMGDDTLYSGTVAAATEAFLMGIPAVAFSLDSHDFPAYAETAERAVWMLLKHLLKQPPTAPVLWNVNIPAVAPEDLQGIKITRLGRRHHIQNVIPSSDPHGEAIYWIGPAGAVSDNEAGTDFAATEAGFISITPLQVDLTAYPQADELQKFWQALL, from the coding sequence ATGAATATTTTGATTTCTAATGATGACGGCTATCGCGCTCAAGGCATCGGCATTTTGGCGCGGGTGGCAGGCGAATTTGCCAATGTGCGCGTGGTCGCGCCCGAACGCAACCGCAGCGGCGCGAGTAATTCGCTTACGCTGGACCGCCCTTTGCGTATCCGCCATGCCGAAAACGGTTTTTACTATGTAAACGGCACGCCAACCGATTGTATTCACATGGGATTGCATATCCTGCCGAAAGAGTGTCACCCCGATTTGGTGCTGTCGGGCATCAACCACGGCGCGAATATGGGCGACGACACGCTTTATTCAGGCACGGTGGCAGCGGCAACGGAAGCATTTTTAATGGGAATTCCTGCGGTGGCGTTTTCGCTGGACAGCCACGATTTTCCCGCTTATGCCGAAACAGCGGAGCGGGCAGTGTGGATGTTGCTCAAGCATTTGCTCAAACAGCCGCCTACTGCGCCCGTGTTGTGGAACGTGAATATTCCCGCTGTTGCGCCCGAAGATTTACAAGGGATTAAAATTACCCGTTTGGGTCGCCGCCACCATATTCAAAACGTGATTCCCAGCAGCGACCCGCACGGCGAAGCGATTTATTGGATTGGTCCGGCGGGCGCGGTGTCCGACAATGAAGCAGGTACGGATTTTGCCGCCACCGAAGCGGGTTTTATCAGTATTACCCCTTTGCAGGTGGATTTAACCGCTTATCCGCAAGCCGATGAATTACAAAAATTTTGGCAGGCATTATTATGA
- the kdsA gene encoding 3-deoxy-8-phosphooctulonate synthase → MHTLHIQNITLANRLPFVLFGGINVLEDLDSTLYAAEHYVRVTAKLGIPYVFKASFDKANRSSVHSYRGVGLEAGLDILSAVKREFHVPVITDVHEPYQCTPAAEVADVLQLPAFLARQTDLVQAMAATGRVINVKKPQFLSPQQMANIVEKFKESGNSQVILCERGSQFGYDNLVVDMLGFGVMKRTCADAPIIFDATHALQQREAGSAASGGRRTQVLDLALAGMATGLAGLFLESHPNPDHAKCDGASALPLHLLEAFLQRVKAVDDTVKAFEPLNIQ, encoded by the coding sequence ATGCACACCCTGCACATTCAAAACATCACCCTCGCCAACCGCCTGCCCTTTGTTTTATTTGGCGGCATCAACGTATTAGAAGATTTGGATTCTACCCTATACGCCGCCGAACACTATGTACGCGTTACCGCCAAACTGGGCATTCCCTATGTTTTCAAAGCCTCGTTTGACAAAGCCAACCGCTCGTCCGTACATTCCTATCGCGGCGTGGGTTTGGAAGCAGGATTAGACATCTTGTCTGCCGTTAAACGCGAATTTCATGTTCCCGTGATTACCGATGTCCACGAACCCTACCAATGCACCCCCGCTGCCGAAGTGGCAGACGTATTGCAACTGCCCGCATTTTTGGCACGACAAACCGATTTGGTGCAAGCCATGGCAGCCACAGGGCGCGTGATAAACGTTAAAAAACCGCAGTTTCTCAGCCCGCAGCAAATGGCAAATATTGTGGAAAAATTTAAAGAATCAGGCAATAGCCAAGTGATTTTGTGCGAACGCGGCAGCCAGTTCGGTTACGACAATTTGGTGGTGGACATGCTTGGTTTTGGCGTGATGAAACGCACTTGCGCCGATGCACCGATTATTTTTGATGCCACCCACGCCCTACAACAGCGCGAAGCAGGTTCTGCCGCATCAGGCGGACGGCGCACACAGGTATTGGATTTGGCACTGGCAGGCATGGCAACAGGCTTGGCAGGTTTGTTTTTAGAAAGCCACCCCAACCCCGACCACGCCAAATGCGATGGTGCCAGCGCCCTACCGCTGCATTTGCTGGAAGCCTTTTTACAGCGCGTAAAAGCGGTGGACGACACCGTTAAAGCCTTTGAACCCTTGAATATTCAATAA